One Persephonella sp. genomic region harbors:
- a CDS encoding spore coat protein U domain-containing protein: protein MGKIKSTVIGLLIIVNTVVAGNHPNCSVDIEDIIFGTYDPFDKHIKRTYTTLTVRCSHGMHKSGASFSISVVGGNSSNPQTRYLYSPSKNEKLYYNLYYRNCVLGDGTGGTCKINVNIPPKKNCYSEVQYIIVGVIPPMQNVSAAHDYQDNLTVIIEY, encoded by the coding sequence ATGGGTAAGATAAAATCCACAGTGATAGGATTATTAATTATCGTAAATACGGTGGTAGCAGGAAACCATCCAAACTGCTCGGTTGATATTGAGGATATAATTTTTGGAACATACGATCCATTTGATAAACATATAAAAAGGACATACACCACTTTGACTGTTAGATGTTCCCACGGAATGCACAAATCAGGAGCCTCTTTCAGTATAAGCGTTGTAGGAGGAAACAGCAGTAATCCTCAAACAAGATATCTCTATTCCCCTTCAAAAAATGAAAAGCTATACTATAATCTATACTACAGGAACTGTGTTTTAGGAGATGGGACAGGGGGAACTTGTAAGATAAATGTGAATATTCCTCCTAAGAAAAACTGTTATTCAGAAGTTCAATACATAATAGTTGGTGTTATCCCCCCAATGCAGAATGTTTCTGCAGCACACGATTATCAGGATAATCTGACTGTTATCATTGAGTATTAA